One window of Leifsonia sp. AK011 genomic DNA carries:
- the rbfA gene encoding 30S ribosome-binding factor RbfA, producing the protein MADAARAAKMADRIKVIVAKTLERGVKDPRLGFVTITDVRVTGDLQHASIFYTVYGSDEERADTAAALKSATGMLRSEVGKNLTARLTPSLEFIPDGIPENAALIATLLDEAAARDAEVESLKKKAQYAGDEDPYIKPRELED; encoded by the coding sequence ATGGCTGACGCAGCACGGGCGGCGAAGATGGCCGACCGCATCAAGGTCATCGTCGCGAAGACGCTCGAACGCGGGGTCAAGGACCCGCGACTGGGGTTCGTCACGATTACCGACGTTCGAGTCACTGGCGACCTGCAGCACGCCTCCATCTTCTACACGGTCTACGGCTCCGATGAGGAGCGTGCGGACACGGCGGCGGCGCTCAAGTCGGCAACGGGTATGCTGCGCAGCGAGGTGGGCAAGAACCTCACCGCGCGCCTGACTCCCTCCCTTGAGTTCATCCCCGACGGCATCCCCGAGAACGCCGCTCTCATCGCGACTCTCCTCGACGAGGCCGCGGCGCGCGACGCCGAAGTCGAGTCGCTCAAGAAGAAGGCCCAGTACGCCGGCGACGAGGACCCGTACATCAAGCCGCGCGAGCTCGAGGACTAG
- the infB gene encoding translation initiation factor IF-2, with the protein MANPRVHEIASELGIESKVVLEKLKNMGEFVKGPSSSIAPPVARRVKAALEADGIKPTPAPEKPKAAPKAAPKPVNPNPEPVAAPEPVADAAPVPAAPLTVAERQAQAEAAAAEAKAAAEAAASAPAGATPAAPAGDAPRPSSIPRPGAPRPGNNPFASNQGMGRPGIPRPGNNPFASNQGMGRPGAPVPRPGAPRPGGPGQGGRPGFQQRPGGPGGNFQQRPGAPRPGGPGGFRPGAPGGAPGNNFGPNRPPAGGGGRGRGPGGGTAGAFGRGGGKSKARKSKRTKRAEFELREAPSLGGVAVPRGDGKTIIRLRRGASISDLADKLETLTGLTVQPGSLVTALFHLGQMATATESLDEGTFQVLAEELGYKIEMVSPEDEDRELLAGFDLDLDQELEDETDEDLEIRPPVVTVMGHVDHGKTKLLDAIRKANVVAGEAGGITQHIGAYQVWTEHEGIERAITFIDTPGHEAFTAMRARGAQVTDLAILVVAADDGIMPQTVEALNHAQAANVPIVVAVNKVDKEGANPAKVRQQLTEFGLVAEEYGGDTMFIDVSALNNLGIDRLLDAVLLTADAGLDLRSNPNKDARGVAIEAKLDKGRGAVATVLIQSGTLRVGDAIVAGTAYGRVRAMMDENGVPVEEAYPSRPVQVQGLSTVPRAGDTFIVTEEDRTARQIAEKREAVERNALLAKARKRISLEDFTKALEDGKVEALNLIIKGDVSGAVEALEDALLKIEVDDSVQLRIIHRGVGAVTESDVNLATIDNAIIIGFNVRPDTKARERAQREGVDVRFYSVIYAALEEIENSLKGMLKPEFEEVQSGVAEIREIFRSSKVGNIAGVIVRSGTITRNAKARVIRDGVVVGDNLTIESLRRFKDDVTEVRTDFEAGIGLGKFNDIQVGDEIETIEMKEKPRV; encoded by the coding sequence GTGGCAAACCCACGCGTGCACGAGATCGCATCTGAGCTCGGCATCGAATCTAAAGTCGTTCTTGAGAAGCTCAAGAACATGGGCGAGTTCGTCAAGGGACCGTCCTCCAGCATCGCGCCCCCGGTAGCCCGTCGTGTCAAGGCTGCCCTCGAGGCCGACGGCATCAAGCCGACTCCCGCGCCCGAGAAGCCGAAGGCCGCCCCCAAGGCGGCACCGAAGCCCGTGAACCCCAACCCGGAGCCGGTCGCCGCGCCCGAACCCGTCGCGGATGCCGCGCCGGTTCCCGCAGCGCCCCTCACGGTCGCCGAGCGGCAGGCGCAGGCTGAGGCCGCGGCGGCAGAGGCCAAGGCGGCGGCAGAGGCCGCGGCATCCGCCCCCGCTGGCGCGACGCCCGCAGCCCCCGCCGGGGATGCCCCGCGCCCGAGCAGCATCCCGCGCCCGGGTGCCCCGCGCCCCGGTAACAACCCGTTCGCATCGAACCAGGGAATGGGACGCCCCGGCATCCCGCGCCCCGGCAACAACCCGTTCGCCTCCAACCAGGGGATGGGTCGCCCCGGTGCGCCCGTTCCCCGTCCCGGTGCACCGCGTCCCGGTGGTCCCGGACAGGGTGGCCGTCCCGGCTTCCAGCAGCGCCCGGGTGGCCCCGGTGGCAACTTCCAGCAGCGTCCGGGTGCTCCGCGCCCGGGTGGTCCCGGCGGCTTCCGTCCCGGTGCTCCCGGTGGCGCTCCCGGCAACAACTTCGGCCCGAACCGTCCGCCGGCAGGTGGTGGCGGTCGCGGTCGCGGGCCTGGCGGTGGTACCGCTGGTGCCTTCGGTCGTGGTGGCGGCAAGAGCAAGGCTCGCAAGTCGAAGCGTACGAAGCGCGCAGAATTCGAGCTGAGGGAAGCCCCGTCGCTGGGTGGCGTTGCCGTTCCCCGTGGTGACGGCAAGACGATCATCCGTCTGCGTCGCGGTGCCTCCATCTCGGATCTCGCCGACAAGCTGGAGACGCTGACCGGCCTGACCGTTCAGCCCGGCAGCCTCGTGACCGCCCTGTTCCACCTCGGCCAGATGGCGACCGCAACCGAGTCGCTCGACGAGGGCACCTTCCAGGTGCTCGCCGAGGAGCTCGGCTACAAGATCGAGATGGTCTCGCCCGAGGACGAGGACCGCGAGCTGCTCGCCGGCTTCGACCTCGACCTCGACCAGGAGCTCGAGGACGAGACGGACGAGGACCTCGAGATCCGTCCGCCCGTCGTCACCGTCATGGGTCACGTCGACCACGGAAAGACCAAGCTCCTCGACGCCATCCGCAAGGCCAACGTGGTTGCCGGTGAGGCGGGTGGAATCACCCAGCACATCGGTGCGTACCAGGTCTGGACCGAGCACGAGGGCATCGAGCGCGCCATCACCTTCATCGACACCCCGGGTCACGAGGCGTTCACCGCCATGCGTGCACGTGGTGCACAGGTCACCGACCTCGCGATCCTCGTGGTCGCGGCGGACGACGGCATCATGCCCCAGACCGTTGAGGCCCTCAACCACGCGCAGGCGGCCAACGTGCCGATCGTGGTCGCGGTCAACAAGGTCGACAAGGAGGGTGCGAACCCCGCCAAGGTGCGCCAGCAGCTCACCGAATTCGGCCTCGTTGCCGAGGAGTACGGCGGCGACACGATGTTCATCGACGTGTCGGCGCTCAACAACCTCGGTATCGACAGGCTGCTCGACGCGGTGCTCCTCACGGCGGACGCCGGTCTCGACCTGCGCTCCAACCCCAACAAGGATGCCCGTGGCGTCGCGATCGAGGCCAAGCTCGACAAGGGCCGTGGTGCTGTTGCGACCGTGCTCATCCAGTCGGGAACGCTCCGCGTCGGAGACGCGATCGTCGCCGGAACGGCCTACGGCCGCGTTCGCGCGATGATGGACGAGAACGGTGTGCCGGTCGAGGAGGCCTATCCCTCCCGCCCCGTGCAGGTGCAGGGTCTGTCGACCGTGCCGCGCGCAGGCGACACCTTCATCGTCACCGAGGAGGACCGCACCGCCCGCCAGATCGCCGAGAAGCGCGAGGCCGTGGAGCGCAACGCTCTCCTCGCCAAGGCTCGCAAGCGCATCAGCCTCGAGGACTTCACCAAGGCCCTCGAAGACGGCAAGGTCGAAGCCCTCAACCTCATCATCAAGGGTGACGTGTCCGGTGCCGTCGAGGCACTTGAGGATGCGCTGCTCAAGATCGAGGTCGACGACAGTGTCCAGCTGCGCATCATCCACCGTGGTGTGGGTGCCGTCACCGAGAGCGACGTCAACCTCGCCACGATCGACAACGCGATCATCATCGGATTCAACGTTCGACCCGACACCAAGGCGCGCGAGCGCGCCCAGCGTGAAGGCGTCGACGTGCGTTTCTACTCCGTCATCTACGCCGCGCTCGAGGAGATCGAGAACTCCCTCAAGGGAATGCTCAAGCCCGAGTTCGAAGAGGTGCAGTCCGGTGTCGCCGAGATCCGCGAGATCTTCCGCTCCTCCAAGGTCGGGAACATCGCCGGTGTCATCGTGCGCTCGGGAACGATCACGAGGAACGCGAAGGCACGCGTCATCCGCGATGGCGTCGTCGTCGGCGACAACCTCACGATCGAGAGCTTGCGTCGCTTCAAGGATGACGTCACCGAGGTTCGTACGGACTTCGAGGCTGGTATCGGCCTCGGCAAGTTCAACGACATCCAGGTCGGCGACGAGATTGAGACGATTGAGATGAAGGAAAAGCCGCGCGTGTAG
- a CDS encoding uridine kinase, protein MVQLRSATRWTSEKRAAFDALADEFLAQYAKGRTFLSVDGIDGSCRRDFADALAERLGRGGHAVFRASIDDFHRPRAERFARGVDSAEGYYYDSYDYDLFRRVLVEPFRLGGSTGFVTSAFDAERDVPVEMEWLTGPQDATLIVDGPFLGRPELRGLWNFSVWLDTYALPAITVDGAAPRSPRYAGGERLYLAEANPRARASAIVDNTDAELPRRVFADSC, encoded by the coding sequence ATGGTGCAGCTGAGATCCGCAACCCGATGGACGTCCGAGAAGCGTGCGGCATTCGATGCGCTCGCGGACGAGTTCCTCGCTCAGTACGCCAAGGGCCGCACGTTCCTGTCGGTGGACGGCATCGATGGTTCCTGCCGGAGGGATTTCGCCGATGCGCTGGCCGAGCGGCTCGGGCGTGGCGGCCACGCGGTGTTCCGGGCATCCATCGACGATTTCCACCGGCCGCGCGCCGAGCGGTTCGCGCGCGGAGTGGATTCTGCGGAGGGGTACTACTACGACTCGTACGACTACGACCTGTTCCGCCGCGTGCTGGTCGAGCCGTTCAGGCTCGGCGGCAGCACCGGATTCGTCACGTCGGCCTTCGACGCCGAGCGCGATGTTCCGGTCGAGATGGAGTGGCTGACCGGTCCGCAGGATGCCACGCTCATCGTTGATGGTCCGTTCCTCGGCAGGCCTGAGCTTCGCGGGCTGTGGAACTTCTCGGTCTGGCTCGACACCTACGCATTGCCCGCCATCACCGTGGACGGGGCGGCGCCGCGCAGCCCGCGCTATGCCGGCGGGGAGCGGCTGTACCTCGCAGAGGCGAACCCTCGCGCCCGTGCATCCGCGATCGTCGACAACACGGATGCCGAGCTGCCGCGCAGGGTCTTCGCGGACAGCTGTTAG
- a CDS encoding carbon-nitrogen hydrolase family protein yields the protein MTPTTRVAAIQAQPVWFDLAATTDKTVDLIAGASAGGAELVAFPETWLPGYPAFIWSQNIGEQVPLIANYRANSPALDGPEIEAIREAAKQHGIMVVLGLSERDHGSLYMSQLIIGADGAILLHRRKLKPTHVERALFGESDGSGLQVVDTPLGRVGALNCWEHMQPLVKFAMYAQHEEIHVAGWPALTPVSESPLPQLSGEVCLTLSRTYALEGGAFVIVPNQMLPGDRTDAVAAGLSAVVYGPDGTAVSTPLDPGTEGLVYADIDLAVGSFAKVFADPVGHYSRPDVFQLTVDRTARPVVRLEGAASPESIPDTDEELVSA from the coding sequence ATGACACCCACCACTCGCGTCGCAGCCATCCAGGCACAACCGGTCTGGTTCGACCTCGCGGCAACAACAGACAAGACCGTGGATCTGATCGCCGGGGCATCCGCGGGAGGCGCCGAACTCGTCGCCTTCCCGGAGACCTGGCTGCCCGGATATCCCGCATTCATCTGGTCGCAGAACATCGGAGAGCAGGTACCGCTCATCGCCAACTACCGCGCGAACTCCCCGGCGCTCGACGGGCCAGAGATCGAGGCCATTCGCGAAGCAGCGAAGCAGCACGGGATCATGGTCGTGCTCGGACTCAGCGAGCGCGACCACGGATCGTTGTACATGTCGCAGCTCATCATCGGTGCCGACGGCGCGATCCTGCTGCATCGGCGCAAGCTCAAGCCCACACACGTCGAGCGCGCACTGTTCGGCGAGAGCGACGGTTCCGGCCTGCAGGTCGTCGACACCCCGCTCGGAAGGGTTGGAGCGCTCAACTGCTGGGAACACATGCAGCCCCTGGTGAAGTTCGCGATGTACGCCCAGCACGAGGAGATCCACGTGGCGGGATGGCCGGCGCTCACTCCCGTGAGCGAATCGCCGCTTCCCCAGCTGTCGGGTGAGGTGTGCCTCACGCTGAGTCGCACGTACGCCCTCGAGGGTGGCGCGTTCGTCATCGTACCCAACCAGATGCTGCCTGGCGATCGGACGGATGCTGTGGCCGCTGGCCTCTCTGCGGTCGTCTACGGGCCAGATGGCACAGCGGTGTCCACGCCCCTCGATCCGGGCACGGAAGGCCTCGTGTACGCCGACATCGATCTCGCGGTCGGGTCCTTCGCGAAGGTGTTCGCCGACCCGGTGGGTCACTACAGTCGGCCCGACGTCTTCCAGCTGACGGTGGATCGGACGGCCCGTCCCGTGGTGCGCCTGGAAGGGGCGGCATCCCCGGAATCGATTCCGGACACCGATGAGGAGCTCGTGAGCGCGTAG
- a CDS encoding A/G-specific adenine glycosylase: protein MQIAPAVNAWFRAHQRDLPWRRDGFGAWGILVSEVMLQQTPVVRVIPRLAEWLDRWPDPAALAASPPGDAVRAWDRLGYPRRALRLHAAAVAIVERHGGVVPRDVSALLALPGIGDYTARAVAAFAYGDRHPVVDTNVRRVLARAVDGQGEPGPPSTRRDLAAMEQVLPEDVAEARVTNAAVMELGAVICTARAPRCEECPIRDDCRWRASGYPPYEGARTPVQARFEGSDRQVRGLIMAELRASDIPVTTAEIATLWPEAAQRDRALASLLADGLVIAVDGGFELPG from the coding sequence GTGCAGATCGCCCCGGCCGTGAACGCGTGGTTCCGCGCTCACCAGCGCGACCTCCCGTGGCGACGGGACGGGTTCGGGGCGTGGGGCATCCTCGTGAGCGAGGTCATGTTGCAGCAGACGCCCGTCGTGCGGGTGATCCCACGGCTCGCCGAGTGGCTCGACCGGTGGCCGGATCCCGCAGCACTCGCCGCGTCGCCGCCCGGGGACGCCGTCCGGGCGTGGGACCGGCTCGGGTACCCGCGTCGAGCCCTTCGGCTGCACGCCGCAGCCGTGGCCATCGTCGAGCGTCACGGCGGGGTCGTGCCGCGGGACGTGTCCGCGCTGCTCGCGCTCCCCGGCATCGGCGACTACACCGCGCGTGCCGTTGCCGCGTTCGCCTACGGAGACCGGCACCCCGTCGTTGACACGAACGTGCGCCGGGTTCTCGCCCGCGCCGTTGACGGTCAGGGCGAGCCGGGTCCCCCCTCCACCCGCCGCGATCTGGCCGCCATGGAGCAGGTGCTGCCAGAGGATGTCGCGGAGGCGCGCGTCACGAATGCCGCCGTCATGGAGCTCGGGGCCGTCATCTGCACCGCGCGGGCGCCGCGCTGCGAGGAATGCCCGATCAGGGACGACTGCCGCTGGCGCGCGAGCGGTTACCCGCCCTACGAGGGCGCCCGCACCCCCGTGCAGGCCAGGTTCGAGGGCAGCGACCGCCAGGTGCGCGGCCTCATCATGGCGGAGCTTCGAGCCAGTGACATCCCGGTGACAACCGCAGAGATCGCCACCCTGTGGCCGGAGGCAGCACAACGCGACCGCGCCCTCGCGAGCCTGCTCGCGGACGGCCTGGTGATCGCGGTCGACGGCGGGTTCGAGCTGCCAGGCTGA
- a CDS encoding ketopantoate reductase family protein, which yields MRVGVIGAGAVGGAIAALLVRGGHEVEVTARGDHLAAIRAEGIKLTGGWGTYTAIVDANATLTFSPELVIVATKAQDAVAAIRDNIALLRGVPLLVVQNGLDSITAARAASPRSDVIGGLATFATSYLSPGEITVTTAGPTYVGVDGEYDVPARYVASVLAPVMPTTVIPNFRGAQWTKLIINQVNALPAITGLSVQEVVADDGLRRVLTASMREAVRIGRRSGVRFEKLQGLSRRLLRFFALAPLAIGEFLPRAMSARIGAVPNPGSTLQSIRRGQTTEIDHLNGAVVTAAGAIGRTAPVNELLTSLVHEVEESGTFLTSRQVIDRYRGLARR from the coding sequence ATGCGGGTGGGAGTGATCGGTGCGGGTGCAGTGGGCGGTGCCATCGCGGCGCTCCTGGTGCGCGGCGGCCACGAGGTCGAGGTGACCGCCCGGGGTGACCACCTCGCGGCGATCCGAGCCGAGGGCATCAAGCTCACGGGAGGCTGGGGCACGTACACGGCCATCGTGGATGCCAATGCGACACTCACGTTCTCGCCCGAACTCGTCATCGTCGCGACCAAAGCGCAGGACGCCGTCGCAGCCATCCGCGACAACATCGCACTCCTCCGTGGTGTACCCCTCCTGGTGGTGCAGAACGGTCTCGACTCGATCACCGCGGCCCGAGCCGCGTCGCCCCGGTCCGATGTCATCGGTGGCCTGGCGACATTCGCGACGAGCTACCTCTCCCCCGGGGAGATCACGGTCACGACCGCCGGCCCCACCTACGTGGGTGTCGACGGCGAGTACGACGTGCCAGCGCGCTACGTCGCGAGTGTGCTGGCTCCGGTCATGCCGACGACGGTGATCCCGAACTTCCGCGGAGCGCAATGGACGAAGCTCATCATCAACCAGGTCAACGCACTCCCGGCGATCACGGGACTCAGCGTGCAGGAGGTGGTGGCCGACGACGGCCTCCGTCGCGTCTTGACCGCGAGCATGCGGGAGGCCGTACGGATCGGCCGCAGGTCCGGTGTGCGCTTCGAGAAGCTCCAGGGCCTGAGTCGTCGGCTGTTGCGATTCTTCGCCCTTGCGCCGCTGGCCATCGGTGAGTTTCTGCCGAGGGCGATGAGCGCCCGGATCGGCGCCGTACCCAACCCGGGCTCGACCCTGCAGAGCATCCGCCGCGGGCAGACGACGGAGATCGACCACCTGAATGGTGCCGTCGTGACGGCCGCCGGCGCGATCGGTCGCACCGCGCCCGTCAACGAACTCCTCACCTCGCTCGTGCACGAGGTCGAGGAGAGCGGCACGTTCCTCACCTCGCGGCAGGTTATCGACCGCTACCGGGGGCTGGCGAGGCGCTGA
- a CDS encoding Fpg/Nei family DNA glycosylase, with translation MPELPEVHALASDLRGRLVGRTVERLDIVAFPALKTFDPPVSALAGQEIVSVDSHGKFLDIGIGQLHLVIHLARAGWLRWRDAAPQPSARPGRGPLAARLVLVPDDERPGSGFDLTEAGTKKSLQIHVVRSPADVANLRTLGPDPLDPAFTEEAFAAILAAQGRAQIKGVLRSQSILAGIGNAYSDEILHTARMSPFAPASMPAERVSELYAAMQGTLRAAIERADGLAASELKSEKKSNLRVHGRTGEACPVCGDTIRQVIYSDSTFQYCPTCQTGGKPLADRVLSRLLK, from the coding sequence ATGCCGGAGCTGCCAGAAGTGCATGCGCTCGCCAGCGACCTGCGCGGTCGCCTCGTGGGCCGCACTGTGGAGCGCCTCGACATCGTGGCCTTCCCGGCACTGAAGACGTTCGACCCGCCGGTGAGCGCGCTCGCTGGCCAGGAGATCGTGAGCGTCGACAGTCACGGCAAGTTCCTCGACATCGGTATCGGCCAGTTGCACCTCGTCATCCACCTCGCCCGCGCGGGCTGGCTCCGGTGGCGGGATGCCGCGCCTCAGCCTTCCGCGCGCCCGGGCCGCGGCCCCCTCGCCGCCCGACTCGTCCTCGTGCCAGACGATGAGCGCCCCGGCAGCGGCTTCGACCTCACCGAGGCCGGCACTAAGAAGAGCCTCCAGATCCACGTCGTGCGCAGCCCGGCGGATGTCGCGAACCTGCGCACGCTCGGCCCGGACCCGCTCGACCCCGCGTTCACGGAGGAGGCGTTCGCGGCGATCCTCGCCGCGCAGGGGCGGGCGCAGATCAAGGGAGTGCTGCGCAGCCAGTCGATCCTCGCGGGCATCGGCAATGCCTACTCCGACGAGATCCTGCACACTGCCAGGATGTCCCCCTTCGCACCGGCCTCGATGCCCGCGGAGAGGGTGTCGGAGCTGTATGCGGCGATGCAGGGGACGCTTCGGGCCGCCATCGAGCGAGCGGATGGGCTCGCGGCATCCGAGCTCAAGAGCGAGAAGAAGTCGAACCTGCGGGTGCATGGCCGAACCGGCGAGGCGTGTCCGGTCTGCGGCGACACCATTCGCCAGGTGATCTACAGCGACTCGACATTCCAGTACTGCCCGACCTGCCAGACGGGCGGCAAGCCGCTCGCCGACCGGGTGCTCTCGAGGCTGCTGAAGTGA
- a CDS encoding YlxR family protein: MEPARTCLGCRSRDNRSALLRLVVREGHVVPDPSGSLDGRGAWVHPTLDCVDAADKRRAWSRAFRTAGLDATAVRAAVDGSTESSERTG, encoded by the coding sequence ATGGAACCCGCAAGAACGTGCCTCGGTTGCCGTTCTCGCGACAACCGCTCCGCTCTTCTGCGGCTGGTTGTGCGAGAGGGCCACGTGGTTCCGGATCCGTCCGGGAGCCTCGATGGACGAGGAGCGTGGGTTCATCCCACACTCGATTGCGTTGACGCCGCAGACAAGCGCCGGGCCTGGTCCCGAGCGTTTCGAACGGCGGGGCTGGACGCGACGGCGGTACGTGCAGCAGTCGATGGCTCGACCGAGTCATCCGAACGAACAGGCTGA
- the truB gene encoding tRNA pseudouridine(55) synthase TruB — translation MDARPGDDAADAQPEARRPAPDAVLLVDKPAGITSHGVVARARRGLGTRKVGHAGTLDPMATGLLVLGVGSATRLLTWIVGADKTYEATIRLGAGSNTDDAEGELGPVASESALADVSDEAIVSGVAALTGDLLQRPSAVSAIKVDGKRAYALVREGETVELPARPVTVRRFEVLSIDRGAGFIDVAAVVDCTSGTYIRALARDLGESLGVGGHLTALRRTRVGPFRVEDAASLDDDLPVHLTPPAAVAEKLFPVVALDEQAAIDLGHGKRITLGTPDASPVAALDPSGRLVGLVEISRGVARVLVNFPAPAADSEGAP, via the coding sequence ATGGATGCTCGGCCGGGGGATGACGCGGCCGACGCACAGCCTGAGGCGCGTCGCCCGGCCCCCGATGCCGTTCTGCTCGTCGACAAGCCAGCCGGGATCACGAGCCACGGTGTCGTTGCTCGCGCCCGCCGTGGCCTCGGCACGCGCAAGGTGGGCCACGCGGGAACCCTCGACCCGATGGCGACGGGTCTCCTGGTGCTCGGGGTTGGCTCCGCAACCCGGCTCCTGACGTGGATCGTCGGGGCGGACAAGACCTACGAGGCGACGATCCGGCTCGGCGCCGGGTCGAACACGGACGACGCCGAGGGGGAACTCGGGCCCGTCGCATCCGAGTCCGCGCTCGCCGACGTCTCGGACGAGGCCATCGTGAGTGGGGTCGCCGCGTTGACGGGTGATCTGCTTCAGCGACCGAGCGCCGTGAGCGCCATCAAGGTCGACGGCAAGCGCGCCTATGCGCTCGTGCGCGAGGGCGAGACCGTCGAACTCCCGGCGCGCCCCGTCACCGTTCGCCGGTTCGAGGTGCTCTCGATCGACCGCGGGGCCGGCTTCATCGACGTTGCCGCGGTCGTCGACTGCACCTCAGGCACCTACATCCGCGCCCTCGCCCGCGACCTTGGCGAATCACTCGGCGTCGGCGGGCATCTCACGGCCCTGCGACGTACGCGCGTCGGCCCGTTCCGTGTCGAGGATGCCGCGTCCCTGGACGATGACCTGCCCGTACACCTCACGCCACCAGCTGCCGTTGCCGAGAAGCTCTTCCCCGTGGTCGCGCTCGACGAGCAGGCAGCGATCGACCTCGGCCACGGCAAGCGCATCACCCTCGGCACTCCGGACGCTTCGCCCGTGGCGGCCCTCGATCCCTCCGGTCGCCTCGTGGGTCTCGTGGAGATCTCCCGCGGTGTCGCGCGCGTTCTCGTGAACTTTCCCGCGCCTGCGGCCGACTCGGAGGGTGCCCCATGA
- a CDS encoding AraC family transcriptional regulator, with protein sequence MVVHSVSTVSEWEALASATFVPVHVESPVERFMGTLDHRGDHEWGVTAIRNGAGRVSRTNDLLSSSPDDMALFSVQVRGTSSVEQDGRVAHLRPGDGVLYVTRGTYTLTFPEAAELAILQVPVERLGLTDMRVREMTARTLPVRKDAGLRTFARVARSLFTDRPVIDDQREALRVATEILGSSLSRRGGGAARPRSHSALFAAFDRIIHDRLADPRLDVSALASAENVSPRTVHAVFADHGTTPAAYIRSVRMQRARRLLTSTHLPLVDIAVHCGSTDPSIFSRTFRRDAGMTPSAYRQRSRDL encoded by the coding sequence ATGGTGGTCCACTCGGTATCGACGGTCAGCGAATGGGAAGCTCTCGCATCCGCGACCTTCGTGCCCGTTCACGTCGAGTCGCCAGTCGAGAGGTTCATGGGGACCTTGGATCACCGCGGCGATCACGAGTGGGGTGTCACGGCGATCCGCAACGGCGCTGGCCGCGTTTCGCGCACCAACGACCTCTTGTCGTCCTCCCCCGATGACATGGCCCTGTTCTCGGTGCAGGTCCGAGGAACAAGCAGTGTCGAGCAGGACGGGCGGGTCGCGCACCTGCGGCCGGGCGACGGCGTGCTCTACGTCACGCGGGGCACCTACACGCTGACCTTCCCGGAGGCCGCAGAGCTCGCCATCCTGCAGGTTCCTGTCGAGAGACTCGGCCTCACGGACATGAGGGTGAGGGAGATGACGGCTCGCACGCTTCCCGTGCGAAAGGATGCCGGGCTGCGAACCTTCGCCCGAGTCGCACGATCGCTCTTCACCGATCGCCCCGTGATCGACGATCAACGGGAGGCGCTCAGGGTGGCCACCGAGATCCTCGGCTCGTCCCTCTCCCGACGTGGCGGTGGGGCGGCCCGTCCGCGGTCCCACTCAGCACTCTTCGCGGCCTTCGACCGGATCATCCACGATCGCCTCGCCGACCCGCGTCTCGACGTCTCAGCGCTGGCCAGCGCCGAGAACGTCTCCCCCAGGACGGTGCATGCGGTCTTCGCCGACCATGGAACGACCCCGGCTGCCTACATCCGCAGCGTCAGGATGCAACGGGCACGCCGACTACTCACGTCGACGCACCTTCCCCTCGTGGACATCGCCGTGCACTGCGGCAGCACCGACCCCAGCATCTTCAGCCGAACTTTCCGCAGAGACGCCGGCATGACCCCGAGTGCCTACCGGCAGCGGAGTCGTGACCTCTAG
- the nusA gene encoding transcription termination factor NusA has product MDIDLSVLRLMEREREIPFEELATIIEQAIQTAYLKHVGETDPTAARVVLDRKTGHVSVWVPELDDEGAVIGEAEDSPSDFGRIAAFAAKQVINQRLRDIADDHVLGEFKGREGDIVAGVIQQGPNPRMIHVDLGSVEAILPPEEQVPGEEYAHGTRIRVYVTAVSKGLKGPQITVSRTHPALVRKLFALEVPEIASGIVEITSLAREAGHRTKMAVRATEPGVNAKGACIGELGQRVRAVTAELNNEKIDIVDYSENLATFVANALSPAKVSSAFVIDESTKAVRALVPDYQLSLAIGKEGQNARLAAKLTGARIDIQPDSILES; this is encoded by the coding sequence GTGGACATCGACCTGAGCGTGCTGCGACTTATGGAGCGCGAGCGCGAGATCCCCTTCGAGGAGCTTGCGACCATCATCGAACAGGCCATCCAGACGGCCTACCTGAAGCACGTCGGCGAAACCGATCCGACCGCCGCACGCGTGGTGCTCGATCGCAAGACCGGGCACGTGAGTGTCTGGGTGCCAGAACTCGACGACGAGGGAGCGGTCATCGGCGAGGCCGAGGACAGCCCGAGCGATTTCGGCCGTATCGCGGCCTTCGCTGCGAAGCAGGTCATCAACCAGCGCCTGCGAGACATCGCGGACGACCATGTGCTCGGCGAGTTCAAGGGCCGTGAGGGTGACATCGTCGCCGGCGTGATCCAGCAGGGACCGAACCCCAGGATGATCCACGTCGACCTCGGGTCGGTCGAGGCGATCCTGCCTCCTGAGGAGCAGGTCCCGGGCGAGGAGTACGCCCACGGCACGCGCATCCGCGTGTACGTGACCGCCGTGAGCAAGGGGCTCAAGGGTCCGCAGATCACGGTGAGCCGCACCCACCCGGCTCTCGTCCGCAAGCTCTTCGCACTCGAAGTGCCCGAGATCGCGAGTGGAATCGTGGAGATCACGTCGCTCGCGCGCGAGGCCGGTCACCGCACCAAGATGGCCGTTCGTGCCACCGAGCCCGGTGTCAACGCCAAGGGTGCCTGCATCGGCGAGCTCGGCCAGCGCGTGCGGGCAGTCACCGCGGAACTCAACAACGAGAAGATCGACATCGTCGATTACTCCGAGAACCTCGCGACGTTCGTGGCCAACGCCCTGTCGCCGGCCAAGGTGTCGAGTGCTTTCGTGATCGATGAGTCGACGAAGGCCGTTCGTGCCCTCGTTCCCGACTACCAGCTGTCGCTCGCGATCGGCAAGGAGGGCCAGAACGCCCGCCTCGCCGCGAAGCTCACGGGCGCACGCATCGACATCCAGCCGGACAGCATCCTCGAGTCCTAG